The Acidovorax sp. RAC01 genomic sequence CCGGCGTTGACATAAACCACACGCCGGTCGCTGTCGCTCATCACGATGGCGTTGTCGCTGGCATCCAGCGCATTGCGCATCGCTTCCATCTGCAGAGATGCATGCTTGACGGGCGAGCCGGGGCCCGGGGCGGCAGCGTTGGGCAGGTCGGAAGGGGGCATGCATCTCCCAGATGGTCTTTGCAAGATGCTAGCAACAGGCTGTAACTGTGCCAAGAGGCTTTTGCCGGGTAGACGGCCTTGTGGCTCTGGGATAATCGCGCGATGAGCGGAAACACCTTTGGCACCTTGTTTGCAGTCACCAACTTCGGTGAATCCCATGGCCCGGCGATAGGCTGCGTGATCGACGGATGCCCGCCGGGCATGCCCTTGTCGGAATCAGACATCCAGGCCGACCTGGATCGCCGCCGGCCTGGGACCAGCCGCCATGTGACGCAGCGCAACGAACCCGACGCGGTGGAGATCCTGTCCGGCGTGTATGAGGGCAAGACCACGGGTACGCCCATTGCCCTCCTGATCCGCAACACCGATCAGCGCAGCAAGGACTACAGCAACATTGCCGAGAGCTTTCGCCCCGGGCACGCTGACTACACCTACTGGCACAAATACGGCATCCGCGACCCGCGCGGCGGTGGCCGTTCGTCTGCCCGGTTGACGGCGCCCACGGTGGCTGCTGGCGCTGTGGCCAAGAAGTGGCTGGCCCAGCGCTACGGAGTGCAGTTTCGGGCCTGCATGACGCAGCTCGGCGAACTCGCGATTCCCTTCGAGAGCTGGGACCACGTCCGCTCGAACCCATTCTTTGCACCGGTGGCAGACGTGGCGCAGTACGAGGACTATATGGATGCGCTGCGCAAGGCTGGCGACTCCTGCGGCGCGCGTATCCGGGTGCAGGCCACGGGTGTGCCGGTGGGCCTGGGTGAGCCGTTGTACGACAAGCTTGACGCCGACATCGCCTACGCAATGATGGGGCTCAATGCCGTCAAGGGCGTGGAGATTGGCGCCGGCTTTGCCAGCGTGGCGCAGCGCGGCACCACGCACGGCGACTCGATGACACCGGCTGGATTCGAGTCCAACAACGCAGGTGGCGTGCTCGGCGGCATCAGCACCGGGCAGGACATCGAAGTCAGCATCGCCATCAAGCCGACGAGCTCCATCATCAGCCCCCGGGCGTCCATCGATATCCACGGCAACAGCGCCGAGGTCATCACCAAGGGGCGCCATGACCCCTGCGTCGGCATCCGTGCCGCGCCCATCGCCGAGGCGCTGCTGGCGCTTGTTGTGATGGACCATGCCTTGCGTCACCGGGCGCAGTGCGCGGACGTGACGAGCGCGGTTCCACCCATTCAGGCTTCGTTTCTTTGACACGGTGCGGCAAAAGCCGCAGCCGTTGGCAAAGCGCGCGCTTTTTCCAACGCTTGAATGAAGTGCCACCGACGGCGGCTTGTGCGCGTTGCGTCCATGCCCGAGCGCGCCCAGGCAGCGCCAACCCGATCTCTCCGCGCGCGGCTCAGGGCTTTAGTCCGTTTTTGCCCTCAGGATCGACAGCCACTTCAAGGGATTGAAGCCGGTGACGAGGCCCGTGGCCGCCAGCACCAGCGCGCCGCCCCAGAACATGCCCGGGCCCAGCGTTTCCCCCAGAAAGATGTGGCCCCACGCCACCCCGAACAAGGGGATCATGAACGCCGAGCTCATGGTCGCCACCGGGGGCACCTGGGCGAGTACGCGCAGGTTCAGCCAGTACGCGAATCCCGACGTGACGATCCCCATCACGGCTACGGCAGCCAGCGCTCCGGGTGTGAAGCGGGCGTCCGGCATGCTCCAGGCGGCGCCGGGTGCCAGCAAGATCAGCGCCGCAGCGTGGATGCCAGCGGCAATGGAAAGCGGCGACATGCGTGTGGTTGCGCGCTTCATCCAGGTGGTGGACACGCCGTAGCAGGCGGCAGCCACCACGCTGGCGAGGGCTGCGAGCAGCAGTGAGGGCGTGGGCTCCACGGGGCCCAGTTGAACGATCAGGGCAACCCC encodes the following:
- a CDS encoding DMT family transporter, which gives rise to MKTRHFLQLMLLSALWGASFLFIRIASPVLGPNVMAALRIALATLTLMAIMRLANERWPWRHWRELVGLGTLTVAVPFLLYAWAALHLPAGYSSLLNTMAVPFGVIAAAWMKEDTLTATKALGCLCGFAGVALIVQLGPVEPTPSLLLAALASVVAAACYGVSTTWMKRATTRMSPLSIAAGIHAAALILLAPGAAWSMPDARFTPGALAAVAVMGIVTSGFAYWLNLRVLAQVPPVATMSSAFMIPLFGVAWGHIFLGETLGPGMFWGGALVLAATGLVTGFNPLKWLSILRAKTD
- the aroC gene encoding chorismate synthase, which produces MSGNTFGTLFAVTNFGESHGPAIGCVIDGCPPGMPLSESDIQADLDRRRPGTSRHVTQRNEPDAVEILSGVYEGKTTGTPIALLIRNTDQRSKDYSNIAESFRPGHADYTYWHKYGIRDPRGGGRSSARLTAPTVAAGAVAKKWLAQRYGVQFRACMTQLGELAIPFESWDHVRSNPFFAPVADVAQYEDYMDALRKAGDSCGARIRVQATGVPVGLGEPLYDKLDADIAYAMMGLNAVKGVEIGAGFASVAQRGTTHGDSMTPAGFESNNAGGVLGGISTGQDIEVSIAIKPTSSIISPRASIDIHGNSAEVITKGRHDPCVGIRAAPIAEALLALVVMDHALRHRAQCADVTSAVPPIQASFL